DNA from Halomonas sp. GFAJ-1:
CGGCTCGTTGCCACGCCCTAGGAACATCACGCCGGGATGATTGGCGCGGGTTGATGCTTCTCGCACGAGTCCTTGCTGACACTGAAGCTGGCCACGCGGCGTTTCTACCTGGGCTTGGTCACCCCGGTTCCAGAAGCTGATTTCGCCGTCCTGATAGCGTGCACCGCTGGCAACCACGGCTTCAGGTAACCGCCAAGCACCGTGCAGCGACCAGAGGCGCAGATTATCGTCGTTTACCGCAGTGACTAGATTCTGGTTCGCTGGTTGACACTCCCAAGCATCAAATCTCTCGGCGCTACCAGGGAACAGAGCAGCAGGAAGCAAAGGCGCACTGCTGTTTACCGTCATATTGGCAGACTCACTCGGCGCCGTTGTAGACGTGGCACAGCCAGCGATAGCCAGTGTTGTGGTCACCATTGCCATGGCGACGAACGATTTTTTTGCGTGGATCATGACTCAATGCTCCCTGTTGGATAACTCTAACGGCATTAAATACAGCTCTAGCGGCGTTTAAAAGCACTCAAATCCTGTGGGTCAAAGCGATTAACCTGCTCTGGCAGCCCTAGTTCTTCGCGCTTTAATTTTATCTGCATTTTTTCAGCAAGGCGCTCAGCATCATCGTCAGTGGTACGGCCATTGAGCTCAGCCAACTGGGTCATTCCCTGGTGGTAGAACGTCACGATATCCAGCGCTACGCGATTGTTCTCTTCCACACCTCGGCGTAGAGGCTGTAAGTAGCCGCTAATATGCGAAAGGTGATGTTTGAGCTGCCAGACGTAACGCATTTCAGTCATCCAGGGCCGATCACGCAGCACAGCGAACATCGCGCTAGTGGCCAGCAACCCAAGCAGCACGCCCAGGGCGTTCATCCAGAAGCTGCCGCCAAAGGTGGCGGCTAATAGCATTGAAAACAGCAGCCCAAAAACCACTAGCTGCCCTGCCATCACGATACTGATCATGCGCGCTTTGCGACGGTAAGCATCTGGACTATGTTGTTCAAGCGTAAAAGCCATGGCCAACCTCATTATCAATAGAAGGCTCTTATGATACGGGGCTGACCCAGCCAGACAAGAGGTTATCTAGCAATGCATAGAGATTGCTGGTTTAGCCCATTCGCTCGGCGGCCGTTTTAAGCAGCCGCTCCGTTGCTTCCCAGCTAACGCAGGCGTCAGTCACCGACACCCCGTAGCGCATACTGCTGGGTTTAAGCGCTTGCTTACCTTCAAACAGGTAGCTTTCAAGCATCAACGCTACTAGGTTAGCATCGCCTGCTTTACGCTGAGCAAGCACGTCCAGCATAACCTCGCTTTGGCGGCGATGATCTTTACGCGCATTGGCGTGACTGCAGTCCACCATCAAACGTGGGTTTTGACCTGCTTTGTGTAAGGCATTTACCGATGAGCGCACATGGTGGGCCTGGTAATTGGGCTCGCCGTGACCGCCCCGCAGTACCAGGTGGGTATGAGGGTTACCAGCACTTTCCTGCATGACTGGCCGACCTTCACTGTCGATGGCAAAACGCTGATGAGAATGCGCTGCTGCTTGCATAGCATCAATGGCTACCTGCACATCGCCACTGGTGGCATTTTTGAACCCCACGGCAGCGCTTAAATCGCTGGCCAGCTCCCGGTGCAGCTGGGACTCTGTGGTGCGCGCGCCAATCGCTACCCAGCTCAGCAGGTCATCCAGGTAGGGCGCCAGCATTGGCTGCAAAAGCTCGGTGGCCACCGGCAGGCCTCGCGCTGCTACTGCGTGCATGAGCTCACGGGAGAGTGCAATCCCGCGGGGCATATCGCCGCTACCGTCTAGATCTGGGTCGTAGGCGAGGCCTTTCCACCCGACGGTGGTGCGGGGCTTTTCGACATATACACGCATGACCGGCAGAATTTGCTCGCTGATTTCATCGCTCAGCGCCGCTAGCCTATCGGCGTACTCAAGGGCCGCGTCCGGGTCATGAATCGAGCATGGACCTACAACGAACAGTAGCCGATTGTCTTGGCCATTGAGAACGCGCTGGACTGCGTGGCGCTGCTGGGTAATTTGCTCGCTCAACGGCGCACTAATGCCGATACGTCGGCGAAGCTCTACAGGCAGCGGCAACGGCTGAGTCGTACCCGTAGGGCCATTAGTTAATGACGATAGCGGTGACTTTGCAGGACTGGCATGGGCATTCATTATTTATCTCTCCGAAAGCGTGTGACATCGCGTATAACTTCGCGTATGACTTCGCGTATGACTTCGCGTGACTAACTGGCCACCCAAGCAGGCACGGTCGGAGGTGGCAGCTTGCACCGACCGCGCGCCGCTAAATCGCCAGCCATAGCCATAACCGATATAGCGGGGGGCAATGGAAGAGGCGATAGCGTGTACGCGGTAAGACATGGTGCAGCTCCTTGATGAATGTTCTATGGACGGTGTTGATAGGCTTAAAACAAAAGAAGCCTCGGTTGGGCTACCAACCGAGGCTTCTTTGCATGCGGCAGGCAACCGAGGTGGTGTGCCTGTTAGCGCGACCTTATCGGTCGGCCAGGGGCACACCGTGGCTAAACCAATACGCAGCATAAACAAACGCAAACGCACTTAAACACTCAGATATCCACGCGCTAACCGCCGTTTCCGGCTTGGCGTTGGGGCGCTGTGTAGTGAGTGCAATGTGCATAACATTATCCAATGTTTAATAAATTCGCCGAAGACGTTGGGTCTATTGGCTTAATCCTGCCTGCATACGGGCAAAATGGCAACTATCAGCCACTAAATGCTTGTATCCAACCAATCGTTGCAGGCAGCGCGCTCATGCTTACCAGCACCACAAGGCCCAGGACAATGGCAAGCAAACCAGATTCATCTTTAAAGTTGTCGTCATGATCGGCCATAAAGCCTCCTTGTTATCGGGATAGGGAGTTAGCGAGACAGAGATAGCATGCGTTGGTCGGCCATTTTATTGAGGACGCGGTGCGTAGGCAAATACATCCGAAAACATACGCTCAATACCAACACCTTGGCGTTCAAGGATAGCAACACAGGCATACACCATTCCCGGCGAGCCAGAGAGGTAAATGTCGCAATCGCTGGGCCGAACAGGAGCTTTTTCAGTGGCTTTCATCAACGCCTTTTCCAACACCAGATCAACCCGCCCCTGGTAATGGGAGATACGCTCACCCGGCGCTAATGGTTCAGTCAGCGGAAACTCAGTCACTGCTTGAAAAGAGACATTGGCGTGCTGCTGTGCCCACTGGGTAGCTAGGTTTTCAGCATAAAGATCGCGGTGTTCACGCGCAGCCCACCAGAGCGAGATAGGCCGTTCTGGTTGGCTTTGCAGGGAAGCTTCCATGATCGCTTTCATTTGAGCGAAACCGGTTCCTGCAGCAATCAGCAACAATGGGCGCTCACTTTCAGTATCCAGTACACACTCGCCGCTGGGCAGACGCACCGTTAACTGATTGGCCACTTGCAGCAGATCACGCAGGCGCGCTGAATTATCGCGCTCTGGCCAGTGCTGAATATGCAGCTCGATGGTGCCGTCTCGACGGTCGGCGCTGGCAATGGAAAATGGCACCCAGGTTTCGTCGTCTAGTTTGAGCTCTAGATATTGTCCTGGTGCATGCTGCATGGCTTCAGCGCGCCCTTCGACGGTCACCCCAAATACGTCAGGATTTAAATCCTCAACAGCGGTGACTTGGCAGGTTAGCGTTTTACACGTTAACGTCGTTGCGCTCATTAAAGCCTCTTTGTGAAAAGTCGTTTGAACCGCACCGTCAGGTTAACTGTGGCGAGGCGCGGGTAACGGAATATCGATGCCCAACTCATCCCAACGCTCATCGACTCGCGTCTTCACCGCGTCATCCATCACAATCGGCGTGCCCCACTCGCGGTCGGTTTCGCCGGGCCATTTATTGGTCGCATCCAGCCCCATTTTGGACCCTAGCCCAGAAACAGGCGACGCAAAATCGAGATAGTCGATGGGGGTATTTTCCACCATGACCGTATCCCGCGCCGGGTCCATCCGGGTGGTGATCGCCCACATGACATCTTCCCAATTGCGCGCATCCACGTCGTCGTCCAGCACAATGACAAACTTAGTGTACATAAACTGGCGTAAGAAGCTCCATACACCCATCATCACGCGCTTGGCGTGACCGGGATACTGCTTTTTCATCGTCACTACGGCCATGCGGTAGGAGCAGCCTTCTGGCGGCAGGTAGAAATCGACAATTTCAGGAAACTGCTTAGCCAAAATCGGCACAAACACTTCGTTAAGCGCGACGCCTAAAATGGCGGGCTCGTCGGGTGGGCGGCCTGTATAGGTGGAGTGATAAATGGCGTCGCGGCGCATGGTCATCCGCGTCACGGTGAACACCGGGAAGTGGTCAACCTCGTTGTAATAACCGGTATGGTCACCAAACGGCCCTTCTGGTGCCATATCATCCGGGTAAATAAAGCCTTCAAGAATAATCTCAGCGGAGGCGGGCACTTCAAGATCAGCGTGGCCACACTTAACAAGCTCAGTGCGAGAACCGCGCAGTAGCCCGGCAAAGGCATATTCAGAGAGCGAATCGGGCACGGGGGTCACTGCACCCAAAATCGTGGCCGGGTCAGCGCCTAGCGCGACAGCGACCGGAAACGGCTCACCCGGATGGGCTTTTTGAAACTCAAGGAAATCCAGCGCGCCGCCGCGATGGGAAAGCCAGCGCATAATCAGACGGTTTTTGGCGATTTTCTGCTGGCGGTAAATACCCAGATTTTGACGCTTTTTGTGGGGGCCTTTGGTAATCACCAGGGGCCACGTCACTAAGGGAGCTGCATCGCCAGGCCAGCAGTGTTGGATGGGCAATCGGCCTAGATCAACCTCATCGCCTTCATAAACGACATCCTGCACCGGCGCGCGCTTGACACTTTTTGGCCCCATGCTAAGCACTTGCTTGAAGATCGGCAGCTTGTCCCAGGCGTCTTTTAGACCTTTGGGCGGATCTGGCTCTTTTAAGAACGCCAGTAGCTTACCTACTTCACGCAGCGCCTCTACTGAATCCTGCCCCATGCCCAGAGCTACCCGCTTGGGTGTACCAAACAGATTGCCCAACAGCGGCATGTCGTGTCCCTTCACATTCTCAAACAATAATGCAGGGCCACCGGCACGCAGCGTGCGGTCGCAGATTTCAGTGATTTCCAGGTAAGGATCAACTTCAGCTTTAATTCGCTTGAGTTCACCCTGTGCTTCTAGGGCCGCAATAAAATCGCGCAAGTCGTGGTACTTCAAGGCTCTCTCCTCAAGGCACTTCACCCCGGCTGTCAGGCGTTGCTATCGCTAGTGCTTAGCCGTAATGCAGCGCCTAGCGGCGCTTCATTGCTTCAAAGAATTCCAAGTTCGTCTTGGTATCTTTCAGACGATCAATCAGGAATTCGGTGGCAGCCGTATCTTCCATCGGGTTGAGCAGCTTGCGCAGAATCCACATACGCTGCATTTCATCTTCAGAGGCCAGCAGGTCTTCACGGCGGGTACCGCTGCGACGAATATTGATCGCCGGGAAGACACGCTTCTCAGCTAGCTTGCGGTCAAGGTGCGCTTCCATGTTGCCGGTACCCTTGAACTCCTCGAAGATGACCTCGTCCATTTTCGAACCGGTATCTACTAGCGCAGTGGCAATAATCGTCAGGCTGCCGCCCTCTTCGATATTACGCGCAGCACCGAAGAAACGCTTTGGCTTCTCAAGCGCGTGGGCATCTACACCACCGGTCAGTACTTTGCCGGAGCTCGGTACCACGGTGTTGTATGCACGGGCCAAACGGGTGATGGAATCAAGCAGAATCACCACGTCCTTTTTGTGCTCAACCAGACGCTTAGCCTTTTCGATGACCATTTCGGCAACCTGCACGTGGCGGGCCGGTGGCTCATCAAACGTAGAGGCAACGACTTCACCGCGCACGGTGCGCGACATCTCGGTTACTTCCTCAGGGCGCTCATCGATCAGCAGAACGATCAGATGACACTCAGGGTTGTTACGCGTAATCGATGTCGCGATGTTCTGCAGCATCAGTGTCTTACCCGCTTTCGGCGGCGACACCAGCAGGCCACGTTGGCCTTTGCCGATCGGCGCGGTCAGATCAATGATCCGAGCGGTCAGGTCTTCAGTAGACCCGTTGCCGATCTCCATGCGCATCCGGTCATCCGGAAACAGCGGCGTTAAGTTCTCAAAGAGAATCTTATGCTTGGCGTTTTCGGGACGGTCAAAGTTGATCTGACTAACTTTGAGCAGCGCAAAGTAGCGCTCACCCTCTTTCGGCGGGCGGATTTTGCCGGAAATGGAGTCGCCTTTACGCAGATTGAAACGACGAATCTGTGACGGCGATACGTAGATATCGTCCGGTCCGGCGAGGTAGGAGCTGTCGGCGCTGCGCAGGAAGCCAAAGCCATCCTGGAGAATTTCCAGCACACCATCGCCATAAATATCCTCACCGCTTTTGGCGTGCTTCTTGAGGATAGCGAAAATGATGTCCTGCTTGCGCGAACGGGCTAAGTTGTCGATACCCATCTCGCGGGCGATATCGAGCAGCTCGGGAACGGATTTTTGCTTGAGTTCAGTGAGATTCATCGGTGTGTTAGAAAGTTGCTCATGAAAGCTGGACGCTAGGCGCCGGGAATAAGACAGGAGGCGTGGTCATTCCGCCGAGTGATGCGTTCAGAACCCATCTAGGCACACTCTCGAATACTGAAGGCTGGGCAGTCTTGAATCAGATACCAAATTAAGAAGTGACGGCATCAATGACTGCTTAGCGAGAGGGTGCTAATAAACTAGTTAATCTGATCGGCACAGAAAAATGCTGTTTCAGCGGGTTATCTGACGACTTGGACATCTGGCTGATGCCATCTGGATACGTACTGCTCGGGATAACCGAGTCACTACGCTTGTTAAATAGACGAACAAGCCAACTCGGATCAAGCCAGTAGCTCGATGGTAGTCAAGGGCTGCGATAAACGCAAGCCTTTGACAATTGACAATAGTCAGAGGGCGCCGCAACCTTGGCATAGCCAACAGGAAGGATAGCTCATGCCCAAGGACATTTCACTCCCTACCACCGCAGTAAAGGAAGACGTTGACTATGGTGATCCGCAGCGCTTAGCTGCCATCGACCTAGGTTCAAATAGCTTCCATTTACTGGTGGCTAACTACCAAAACGAGCGCCTACAGGTGGTCGCTCGTCTGGGAGAAAAAGTGCAGTTAGCCGCCGGGCTAGATGACCAGGGCTACCTAAGCGAAGCCGCTATGCAGCGAGCATTAGACTGCCTAGGCCGATTTGCGCCCTTTCTAAAAGATATTGAAGACGCCCACCTGCGCATTGTGGGCACTAATGCATTGCGCGATGCCAATAACAGCCAAGCCTTTATTGAGCGCGCCGAAGCCCAGCTCGGTCATGCCATTGAAATTATTGCCGGCCGAGAAGAAGCCCGTTTGATTTACTTGGGGGCTGCCCACGCTTTAGCAGAAAATGGCCGACGTTTGATTGTTGATATTGGCGGCGGGTCTACCGAATTTATCATTGGCGAGTCCTTTGAGCCCAAAGCGCTGGAAAGCCTGCGGATGGGCTGCGTTACCTTTAGCCGCCGTTTCTTCCCCGATGATGAGCTAAGTGAAAAGCGCATGCGCCGCGCTGAGCTGGCGGCGTTTTCTGAATTAGCCAACATTCAACGTCCTTACCAGCGCCTTGGCTGGGACGACCCCGTAGGTTCAAGCGGAACGATTAAAGCCGCTGCAAGCGTGCTATACGCCTACGGCGACACGCCTCAAGAGGGCGTTATCACCCGTAGTGGCTTGAAAAAGCTCCGTGAACGTCTGCTGAAGTGCAAACATTTGGATAAAGTTGAACTAGACGGCCTAAAACCCGACCGGGCAAAAGTTTTTCCGGCAGGTATCGCCATTTTGAGCGCTATCTTTGAAGCCTTTAACCTTTCCCAAATGCGCTTTGCCGATGGCGCCCTGCGGGAAGGCGTGCTGTACGACATGGCTGGACGCAACAGCGCAGAGGATACCCGCTCCAAGAGCGTGGATGCGCTAAAACGGATTTACGATGCTGATTCCCGACAAGCGGAAAACGTCGCCGATACCGCCGCTCGCTTGTTTCATAAAGTAAAAAAGGCATGGGGACTAACCAAAACACAGGGCCACTACCTCATATGGGCCAGCCATGTGCATGAAATTGGCTTAGCCATCTCGCATAGCCAGTTCCATCGTCACGGTGCTTACTTGCTAGAGCACTCCGACTTGGCAGGTTTTTCACGCCCGGAGCAGCGTTTATTGGCGTTTTTAGTACGCGCCCACCGACGCAAATTCCCGCTCAAAGAGTGGCAGGCACTGCCCATTTCACATCAGGAAGGGTGTGCAAAACTGGCCCGCTTGCTGCGCCTTGCCGTACTGATCAACCACTCGCGGCCCGAGAGCGCCCCCCCTTTACCGGAAATTAGCGTGGAAGACTCAATACTGACAGTGACACTGCCTAGTAGCGATGAGCCCACCCTACTCAGCACCGACATGGAGCAAGAGCAGGCGTTTATGGTCGCGGCTGGATTTACGTTTGCCGTTCGTCAGTAACAGTAAAAATAGTCTCTTTCGCCTGCCATAGCACCTGGGCAGGCGGTTGAATGACGCCAACGCACCTCTCCCCCTCTAGCACCACTATTAAGCGCTTGCGTTCCCAAGGCGGCAGCCCGCTCTCTTGCAGCAGCCGCTTTAAATCCCGGCGACCGCGGCCTGGAAGATCAATAACCTCGCCCCCCTGACGCCAGCGCAGCGTCATCGAACGCGAGGATGGCATTGAAACCATCAGTTTGCCCAGCGGAGTGGAAAGTCCTGCCTGACCATCCCAAGCCGTTTCCCAGTCAGGCAGCGGTGGCAAAGCGGCCATAAGATAGAGCCGCTGACGCCATACCCGCGCCTCAACGCCCAGCCATACCACCTTCACCTGTGCATCGGTGGAGACGGCCAGCTGCGCCAACAGGCTGTCTAAGCGTTTCTGGGGCGGAGTAGGTAAGCCTAACTGTTGGCAGAAGGTACGCACCAGCAAGCGCTGGCGGGGGAGACTACGCTGGCCTAGCGCGGTGGTGTCAAGGCAACCCTCTCCCACCGCAAGGCTTGCCAATTCGCTCGCCGCATACTCGACCAGTAGCTGGTCAGCTTCCCCAGCGTGCTGGGCACTTTTTGCAAGCGAGCTTGCGGCGCCTGGCCAGCGCGTTTGAAGCTGCGGCATCACTTGGTGACGCAGGCGATTACGGTCAAACGCCACATCCGCGTTGGTGGGGTCTTCATGCCACTCCAGCGCCAGCTTCTTGGCGGTTTCCGCTAGCGTGCGCCGGCTAATACTCAACCAGGGGCGCAGTAGGGTTAATCCTTCCCACACACGCCGGTAGGGCATGCCCGCCAAGCCCCGGATACCGCTGCCCCGCAGCGCTGCCAGTAGCAAGGTTTCCGCCTGGTCATCCTGATGCTGGGCCAACCAGAGCGTATCGCCGTGGGGGATCGACTGCTTGAAGGCGCTATAACGCGCATGCCGTGCAGCGCCCTCAATGCCCTCTCCGTGGCTGTCCACCACCACATGAACCACGGTCAGCGGCACACCTAGGCCATCACACAGTAACCGACAGTGCGCCTCGAAGGCGCTGGCCGCTGATTGCAGCCCATGGTTGATGTGGATAGCGCGCAGCGGGCGACTCGCATCTCGGCAAACGTGAGCAGCAAGCGTCAGCAGCAGCGACGAGTCCAGCCCGCCGGAAAGGGCTACCCAAATAGTACGCCCTGGCGGGGTCTCCGCCAGGGCGTCATTTAGCAAGCGGAGCAGCGGCTTAGGCAGCTGGGGCGCCATAGCTCATCAGGCGCTTGTAGCGGCGATCAAGCAGCGCATCGGTATCTAGGCGTTGTAGGCGATCAAGACTACCTGCCAAGGCTTCTTTAACACGCTCGGCGGTGGTCAGCGGGTGGCGATGAGCGCCGCCCAGCGGCTCTTTGATCAGCTCGTCGACAAACCCTAACTCTTTCAGACGTTCGGCGGTAATCCCCATGGCCTGAGCGGCATCGGAGGCTTTTTCCGCGCTCTTCCACAGGATAGAAGCACAGCCTTCTGGTGAAATTACCGAGTAGGTAGAGTACTGCAACATATGCAGCTCATCACACACACCTATCGCCAGTGCGCCACCAGACCCCCCCTCACCAACAACAGTGGAAATAATGGGGGTTTTCAGACGCGACATCACGGCCAGGTTATACGCAATGGCTTCTGACTGACCACGCTCCTCAGCATCGATACCCGGGTAAGCGCCAGGCGTATCGATAAACGTCAGAATCGGCATTTTAAAGCGCTCGGCCATTTCCATTAAACGGCAGGCTTTACGATAACCTTCTGGGCGCGGCATGCCGAAGTTGCGGCGCACCTTCTCTTTTACATCACGGCCTTTTTGATGGCCGATGACCATTACCGGCGCATCATTCAAGCGCGCAATACCACCGACCAGTGCCGCGTCGTCAGCAAAATTTCGGTCGCCGTGAAGCTCATCAAAATCGGTAAAAATATGCTCAAGATAATCCAGCGTGTAAGGGCGCTGAGGGTGGCGAGATATCTGGGAAACCTGCCAGGACGTTAAATCCTTGAAGATCGATTCGGTTAACTTGCGACTTTTCTCTTCCAGCCGAGCAATCTCATCGGAGAGATTCACCTGGCTATCAGAGCTGACCAAACGCAGCTCTTCAATTTTTGCCTGGAGTTCGGCAATGGGCTGTTCAAAATCGAGGTAATTAGGATTCATCGGCTCTGCCTGATCAAAGTAAGCATGCATATGTCATTAGAAAATAAAGGGCATTATCGCACCCTGACCCTGCCACGCAAGTTGGGTACACGCCCTACTGCTATTTAACCGTGCATTATCTATCGGTGAGCGTTATCGATAGCGCAGTTGCACACCTGCCTGTCCTTGAACATCGCGCAGCGCAAGCAGCAAGTCATCGCTGGGGGCTACCTTCCACTCATCGGCTAGCTCCAGCCATGCCACCGCATCCGGGTGGCGATACTGCAAACGCACGGGCAAGCCCGCTTCATCCCGGTAGGGGGTGAGGCTGTCGCGTAGGCTTTCCACCAACCGGCCGTTGATCTGCTCGGCATCCAGTGCCAGCTCCACTGCCTGCCCGTAGCGTATCCGAGCCGTCACCATGGGCGTTACGTCTTTGCCACGCAGGCGCATGCCGCCAGAAAAGTCATCATTTGAGACCTCACCTTCGACAATAATCACCTGATCAGACTCAATCTGGCCGCGTAGCTGCTCAAACAATTCACCAAACAGCGAGGCTTCAATGCGCCCGGTACGGTCATCCAAGGTGATAAATGCCATGGTATCGCCACGCTTAGACTTCATCGTACGCATCGCCACTACCAGCCCCGCCACCCGCTGCGGCTCGCGGGAAGGTTTTAGATCGCTGATGCGTGTCGAGACAAAGCGTTTTAGCTCCCGCTCGTACTCATCAATTGGGTGACCTGTCAGGTAGAGGCCCAGGGTATCTTTTTCCCCTGAGAGCCGCTCGCGGTCAGTCCATTCACGGGCGTTATGATATTCAGCGTAAGGGTCGCTTGCTTCCTCTTCTGCGCTGAACGACTCACCGAACATATCCAGCATACCCAGGTTCTGGTTCGCGTGGTTTTGAGCAGCGGCTTTTAGGGCGTCTTCCATGGCGGCGGCAAGCACTGCCCTGTTGGGCCCAAGCGTATCCAGCGCCCCTGATCGAATCAGCGCTTCCAAGGTCCGCTTATTCATCCGTTTGGGGTCGAGGCGGCGACAGAAATCAAACAGATCTTTGAACGGGCCATCGGTATTGCGGGCCTCAACAATGGCGCCAATCGGCCCTTCGCCGACACCGCGTATCGCCCCCAGCCCGTACACCACACGGCCTTCGGTATCGACAGTAAATCTGTAACCACCGACGTTAACATCCGGCGGGGTAACGGTAAGCTTGAGGTTGCGGCACTCCTCAATTAACGGCACCACTTTATCCAGGTTATCCATTTCCGTGGACATAACCGCGGCCATAAACGGCCCTGGGTAGTGAGCCTTCAGCCAGGCGGTTTGATACGACACCAAGGCGTAAGCTGCGGAGTGGGACTTGTTAAAACCGTAGCCCGCAAATTTCTCCACTAGATCGAAGATGTTGCCCGCCAGATCTTTGTCGATGCCGTTGTCGGCGCACCCTTCCATAAAGCCTGCGCGCTGTTTGGCCATCTCTT
Protein-coding regions in this window:
- a CDS encoding C-type lysozyme, inhibitor codes for the protein MIHAKKSFVAMAMVTTTLAIAGCATSTTAPSESANMTVNSSAPLLPAALFPGSAERFDAWECQPANQNLVTAVNDDNLRLWSLHGAWRLPEAVVASGARYQDGEISFWNRGDQAQVETPRGQLQCQQGLVREASTRANHPGVMFLGRGNEPGWSIELAHDAPVMTWTTAYGTETQTLPYMVSVMDNEAGRVVIENANAEHFFRVRIEAGACFDDMKGQPYPARVTLTIDGEQYNGCGQGIAP
- a CDS encoding 3-deoxy-7-phosphoheptulonate synthase; protein product: MNAHASPAKSPLSSLTNGPTGTTQPLPLPVELRRRIGISAPLSEQITQQRHAVQRVLNGQDNRLLFVVGPCSIHDPDAALEYADRLAALSDEISEQILPVMRVYVEKPRTTVGWKGLAYDPDLDGSGDMPRGIALSRELMHAVAARGLPVATELLQPMLAPYLDDLLSWVAIGARTTESQLHRELASDLSAAVGFKNATSGDVQVAIDAMQAAAHSHQRFAIDSEGRPVMQESAGNPHTHLVLRGGHGEPNYQAHHVRSSVNALHKAGQNPRLMVDCSHANARKDHRRQSEVMLDVLAQRKAGDANLVALMLESYLFEGKQALKPSSMRYGVSVTDACVSWEATERLLKTAAERMG
- a CDS encoding NAD(P)H-flavin reductase, whose protein sequence is MSATTLTCKTLTCQVTAVEDLNPDVFGVTVEGRAEAMQHAPGQYLELKLDDETWVPFSIASADRRDGTIELHIQHWPERDNSARLRDLLQVANQLTVRLPSGECVLDTESERPLLLIAAGTGFAQMKAIMEASLQSQPERPISLWWAAREHRDLYAENLATQWAQQHANVSFQAVTEFPLTEPLAPGERISHYQGRVDLVLEKALMKATEKAPVRPSDCDIYLSGSPGMVYACVAILERQGVGIERMFSDVFAYAPRPQ
- a CDS encoding 3-octaprenyl-4-hydroxybenzoate decarboxylase (catalyzes the decarboxylation of 3-octaprenyl-4-hydroxy benzoate to 2-octaprenylphenol) codes for the protein MKYHDLRDFIAALEAQGELKRIKAEVDPYLEITEICDRTLRAGGPALLFENVKGHDMPLLGNLFGTPKRVALGMGQDSVEALREVGKLLAFLKEPDPPKGLKDAWDKLPIFKQVLSMGPKSVKRAPVQDVVYEGDEVDLGRLPIQHCWPGDAAPLVTWPLVITKGPHKKRQNLGIYRQQKIAKNRLIMRWLSHRGGALDFLEFQKAHPGEPFPVAVALGADPATILGAVTPVPDSLSEYAFAGLLRGSRTELVKCGHADLEVPASAEIILEGFIYPDDMAPEGPFGDHTGYYNEVDHFPVFTVTRMTMRRDAIYHSTYTGRPPDEPAILGVALNEVFVPILAKQFPEIVDFYLPPEGCSYRMAVVTMKKQYPGHAKRVMMGVWSFLRQFMYTKFVIVLDDDVDARNWEDVMWAITTRMDPARDTVMVENTPIDYLDFASPVSGLGSKMGLDATNKWPGETDREWGTPIVMDDAVKTRVDERWDELGIDIPLPAPRHS
- a CDS encoding transcription termination factor Rho; this encodes MNLTELKQKSVPELLDIAREMGIDNLARSRKQDIIFAILKKHAKSGEDIYGDGVLEILQDGFGFLRSADSSYLAGPDDIYVSPSQIRRFNLRKGDSISGKIRPPKEGERYFALLKVSQINFDRPENAKHKILFENLTPLFPDDRMRMEIGNGSTEDLTARIIDLTAPIGKGQRGLLVSPPKAGKTLMLQNIATSITRNNPECHLIVLLIDERPEEVTEMSRTVRGEVVASTFDEPPARHVQVAEMVIEKAKRLVEHKKDVVILLDSITRLARAYNTVVPSSGKVLTGGVDAHALEKPKRFFGAARNIEEGGSLTIIATALVDTGSKMDEVIFEEFKGTGNMEAHLDRKLAEKRVFPAINIRRSGTRREDLLASEDEMQRMWILRKLLNPMEDTAATEFLIDRLKDTKTNLEFFEAMKRR
- a CDS encoding exopolyphosphatase, with translation MPKDISLPTTAVKEDVDYGDPQRLAAIDLGSNSFHLLVANYQNERLQVVARLGEKVQLAAGLDDQGYLSEAAMQRALDCLGRFAPFLKDIEDAHLRIVGTNALRDANNSQAFIERAEAQLGHAIEIIAGREEARLIYLGAAHALAENGRRLIVDIGGGSTEFIIGESFEPKALESLRMGCVTFSRRFFPDDELSEKRMRRAELAAFSELANIQRPYQRLGWDDPVGSSGTIKAAASVLYAYGDTPQEGVITRSGLKKLRERLLKCKHLDKVELDGLKPDRAKVFPAGIAILSAIFEAFNLSQMRFADGALREGVLYDMAGRNSAEDTRSKSVDALKRIYDADSRQAENVADTAARLFHKVKKAWGLTKTQGHYLIWASHVHEIGLAISHSQFHRHGAYLLEHSDLAGFSRPEQRLLAFLVRAHRRKFPLKEWQALPISHQEGCAKLARLLRLAVLINHSRPESAPPLPEISVEDSILTVTLPSSDEPTLLSTDMEQEQAFMVAAGFTFAVRQ
- a CDS encoding tRNA lysidine(34) synthetase TilS yields the protein MAPQLPKPLLRLLNDALAETPPGRTIWVALSGGLDSSLLLTLAAHVCRDASRPLRAIHINHGLQSAASAFEAHCRLLCDGLGVPLTVVHVVVDSHGEGIEGAARHARYSAFKQSIPHGDTLWLAQHQDDQAETLLLAALRGSGIRGLAGMPYRRVWEGLTLLRPWLSISRRTLAETAKKLALEWHEDPTNADVAFDRNRLRHQVMPQLQTRWPGAASSLAKSAQHAGEADQLLVEYAASELASLAVGEGCLDTTALGQRSLPRQRLLVRTFCQQLGLPTPPQKRLDSLLAQLAVSTDAQVKVVWLGVEARVWRQRLYLMAALPPLPDWETAWDGQAGLSTPLGKLMVSMPSSRSMTLRWRQGGEVIDLPGRGRRDLKRLLQESGLPPWERKRLIVVLEGERCVGVIQPPAQVLWQAKETIFTVTDERQT
- a CDS encoding acetyl-CoA carboxylase carboxyltransferase subunit alpha, which codes for MNPNYLDFEQPIAELQAKIEELRLVSSDSQVNLSDEIARLEEKSRKLTESIFKDLTSWQVSQISRHPQRPYTLDYLEHIFTDFDELHGDRNFADDAALVGGIARLNDAPVMVIGHQKGRDVKEKVRRNFGMPRPEGYRKACRLMEMAERFKMPILTFIDTPGAYPGIDAEERGQSEAIAYNLAVMSRLKTPIISTVVGEGGSGGALAIGVCDELHMLQYSTYSVISPEGCASILWKSAEKASDAAQAMGITAERLKELGFVDELIKEPLGGAHRHPLTTAERVKEALAGSLDRLQRLDTDALLDRRYKRLMSYGAPAA